The following DNA comes from Miscanthus floridulus cultivar M001 chromosome 5, ASM1932011v1, whole genome shotgun sequence.
TGTCCAACAGGGAAAACTCTTACCTACCAGACTCATTTTTATTTCATGTGAAAAATTTATATGCACATGTACTTGATGGATTGAGCTTCCTTGTGGTGTTTGTGGCTCCAATTCTGCATCTATTGCCTTCATGAGTTTCCCTTCTCTATTGGCCTTCAACATTTCTGATCTACATAGGAATTTTCTCTCTCATATTGGTGTAGGCAATTTGGATGTCACTATGGTCAATTAGGCACAGTCCTTAGTGTTTGATATAATGAAGAGTGTCGTGCCTGTTCTCAACATCTTGCCATAAAAGGTGTTAGTCTCTTGATGGATACTTTGATACTGAATCCATAAATCTTTAAATTGGCAATTGCTATTTTTGTAGTCCATTACTgaataaaggggaaaacaaaataAAGCTTTTTCCTAAAATGTCAGCTTATTGCATTAAAGTATCTGAACATGGTGATTTCCTAACCTCAGTATTTAAACAAGAACAATACATGAGTATCTTTCTTGCTGCCCATATACTTTTAGTTTCTATGCTTAACTCGTGTTTTCTCCTTCATGCATATTTTTTTGTGCTCCTCGAAATTGATTGGAAGACTGCATTTTATAGCTTCTGTTATTTCAGGATGTTGCTATTTATTGAGCTCTTAAATCCTTCTTTGCTTTGCAGCACACTTCGTAGTGTCGTTACAGCAACCCTAACATTGCAAATCTCTCCACATGCCACAGGTTAGTGCCTATTTTTATATTCATGCTGTTTATATTGGATGTATATTGATtggaaaaaaatcaaattttacaacacctgttgtttaTTGATGCTACTGTTTCTTCCCTTTTCAAATTCTTTTGTTTTCTCTACAGCAGACTCTATGCCTCCGTTACACTGAGCAAAGCATTCAGCTCTTTGCACGTGTCACAGGTCACTCCCTATTTTTAGAATCACGCTGTTTATGTTCGGATGTGTACTGATTGGAGAACCAACCAAATCCTACAACATTTGTTATTTCCTGACAATGCTATTTATTGACTTCTTAGATCTTTTTTCTTTTCATAGCAGACTTTGGATTTCCATTACAGCAACCACAACTTACCAGCACACGCCGCAGGTTACTGCCTATTTTTCATTCTATACGCTGGCATGTGCATACACTTTGATGTCTCATCTCCTTCTAtctatttattttttatatgCTGTGATGTATATATACTATACGTTATATAGTTTCTCACTGAATGCTACTTCTAATTTCCTCCAAATACTTGAGAAGACTACCCTAGAGGCATGTAAGATTACAAAGGAAGAACATTTGGGAGCCTCAGCGGTGTCTTTCATGGTTCTGTTTACACAAGTTTGGTTTCCAATGAGTCGGTTATTATTATGACTATGCCCACTGCTTGTGCATGCTCCTTGCTTTATATTTCTATTTACTTATGTGAGTAATCTTGTAGCCATCTCTCTGTAGGCATGTGGGTTCACAGTACTGTAACATAATGCAGACATGATAAATACGCTCCACTATAGCCATCACTTTATATTGCTATTGCCTTTCTAGAATGGCGCAAATCAGGTCTGTGCTGACGTTGGGTGATGACTTGAACCAGGTGTGTACCGCTGTGCTCATACCCACCTATGAATTTGCATTTTCCAAGCCATTGCGGCCGACCTATGTGCCTCTGACCATGCCGCACATTATGGCCCCTTGTTGTTGTTTGGGGCAAAAGCAGCCGCCGCTCACAGTGTGCTACATGTGCAGAGGAGATGTGCTCCTTCTGTTTACTGCAGGTACTAGTATGATCCTTGGTTGGAGATTTTTTAAAGTGTTCAGTTTTTAAAGTTTTTTTGTTGTTTCCCAAATTAATTAAATATGTAATAAAACCACTACTTACATGACGCTATTGTGAATTAAAAACTGGATCATCAGGCAATCAACTTACATCTTCGTTAGAACCATTCCAAATATATGTGCTTCACTGGTTTGGGTGGTTGCAGCTTGTGTAGTAGACGAAGCACACACACAcaatattcatgtttctttttcTCTTATATTTTTTTCAGGTGTCATATTTTTTCTCTGGTTCATTGTGTGGTTATTCTATTCATAGACTTATGTTCTTAAGTTCTTCAGTGAGGCTAACGCAAATTTGTTGCTC
Coding sequences within:
- the LOC136449977 gene encoding uncharacterized protein, which gives rise to MPQQTLCLRYTEQSIQLFARVTADFGFPLQQPQLTSTRRRMAQIRSVLTLGDDLNQVCTAVLIPTYEFAFSKPLRPTYVPLTMPHIMAPCCCLGQKQPPLTVCYMCRGDVLLLFTAGVIFFLWFIVWLFYS